TTTGGTCACGTACCGCCCAAACCGGTGATCCATCACGCCGCCCTCGGTTAAGGCCATGCCAATGCCGCCCACGGCGCCGCCAATCATCTGGTTGCCGGCGGTTTTGGAATTGATGATGGTGCCCGCATCGGCGCAGGCTACCATGTTGGTCACTTTAATCTGACCGGTCAAGGCATGCACTTGCACCTCGGCGAAGTGCACGGAGAAAGAATACATGGAGTATTTACCTCTCAAGCTTCCGTCTGGCGATGATTCCTCACTTACCTCCAACTCGGGCAAATTCTGTTGTTTCAGGATCTCAGCGAAAGAAAGCCGGGTAGTAGGGGAGGCCGTCAACGAAACGTAGCCGTCTTTAAAGGTCAGGTTTTCCACCGTAGCACCCTTGAAACTGGTGTCTGCGTTACCAGCTACCATGGTGGTCAAGCGCTTCTTCAACACTTGGCAAACCGCATGCACCGCGGAGCCCACCGTAGCCACCGTGGCAGACCCGCCTTGGCTGGGCGACGGCGGAAACAGGGAACTCCCTAACTCAAACACTATTTTCTCCGGAGCCAGCCCTAAGTTCTGCGCCGCAATCTGCACCATGGCAGTTCCGGTGCCGGGGCCGATGTCTGTGGTGGCGCTTTGCATGACCAAGGTGCCGTCACTGTGCAGAGTGGCTCTGACTTTGGCTCTGCCGCGGTTAGCACCAAACGTACCTACGCCCATACCATAGCCCACCAGCCAATCGCCGTTTTTTATAGAGCGAGGTTCTAGTTTCCGTTTGTTCCAGCCAATGCGTTCAGCGCCCATTTGCATGGCTTCTTTCAGGTATTTGGTAGACCAGGGCAGGTTCTTCTCAGGGTCTTTGTCGGTGTGGTTCAGCATCCTGAATTCCAGCGGGTCAATGCCTAACACATACGCCATCTCGTCCAGCGCACTCTCCAAAGCGAACGCGCCGGTGGCCTCGCCGGGGCCGCGCATCCAGATGGGTGTGCTCACGTTCAAGGGCAGAATGCGGTAGCGCGTGGTCACGTTGGGGCTAGTGTACATCATGCGCGTCTGCTGCAAGGTGCTCTCGGTGAATTCCTCGTAAGAAGACGTCTGGCCAGTGGCCTCGTGTGTGATGGCGGTGATTTTTCCGTCTTTGGTGGCGCTCATGCCCACTTTCTGCCAGGCGTGCGGCCGGTAGCCCACCATGGTGAACATCTGCTCACGCGTAAGCATCA
This region of Rufibacter sp. LB8 genomic DNA includes:
- a CDS encoding xanthine dehydrogenase family protein molybdopterin-binding subunit is translated as MKDYFFQDTVGKPMDRVDGRQKVTGAAKYSAEYELPNMAHAVLVGSTIAKGSIKSLDTKRAENAPGVLAVLHYQNAIKVPGYAQEAHPTEPKPAGQPLQIFIDNKIHFNDQPIAVVVADTLERALYAAKLVKATYQEDKHVTDFDQNMDKAVLPTVAKRNPKHGLNDYVRGKEDAYKTESLKIESEYVMPVEFHNPMELQAIIAHWEADNKLTVYDKTQAVIGTQKAFAKDWKIPEENVKVIATYVGGAFGNGLHTWPHETAAIIAAKQVKRPVKLMLTREQMFTMVGYRPHAWQKVGMSATKDGKITAITHEATGQTSSYEEFTESTLQQTRMMYTSPNVTTRYRILPLNVSTPIWMRGPGEATGAFALESALDEMAYVLGIDPLEFRMLNHTDKDPEKNLPWSTKYLKEAMQMGAERIGWNKRKLEPRSIKNGDWLVGYGMGVGTFGANRGRAKVRATLHSDGTLVMQSATTDIGPGTGTAMVQIAAQNLGLAPEKIVFELGSSLFPPSPSQGGSATVATVGSAVHAVCQVLKKRLTTMVAGNADTSFKGATVENLTFKDGYVSLTASPTTRLSFAEILKQQNLPELEVSEESSPDGSLRGKYSMYSFSVHFAEVQVHALTGQIKVTNMVACADAGTIINSKTAGNQMIGGAVGGIGMALTEGGVMDHRFGRYVTKDFADYHVPVHADAPNITAAFVNKPDLINNPNGTKGIGEIAIIGVAPAIANAIFNATGRRIRELPITPDKLI